A single Lactuca sativa cultivar Salinas chromosome 8, Lsat_Salinas_v11, whole genome shotgun sequence DNA region contains:
- the LOC128128018 gene encoding uncharacterized protein LOC128128018, protein MAVYMKIDLHFAGIFSRYPAICYSDGAEQMFDDVDFAVMDKNEFVGFIQRFANEVCINVYFCMPDVVFPDGLRLIATNIDYMDFIEVGYASGSVINVYMDHLGVNVHQWILEEQGEICSSLDELSDRIEVGEEVQGGIDMDDGIEIEDLLGHRQGVTEDLQGTREELQDGEGDDINIEVENDEGDMEDLQGSTEDWQGKEDDGIDLEVDNEPDEFDDEVISNEQAIYNDNVHWKKQKPVLGMRFVNAKQLKHMLCNYAVANGYQLCYKKNDSRRLLVKCCSGACKFRLWASWMSDEKSFQIKSIINEHNCARNFKLGSIVKYAWIGTHYTTQFLQKQKVSVRLLGDEVKENFGIDVSMGQCRRAKKYAIELIEGTLVDHYAKLWSYGEEIRRSNPGSTVKINVNAMPDGELIVVVGRDANNHIFPIAWAVVCVENKANRKWFLENLKDDLHLEDGFGLSLMSDQHKGLLEAVKEVLPIAEHRQCARHIVANFRKRFSGVHYENMFWKESKASTEPLFNAAMKEIQVLNPATYDYLMETNPKSWSRAFFQEGKMCDAVENRLSESFNSVIRDARKKPIITMLEEIRLYVMERLYNLKMKGCSWPDYKPCPSIILLLNKLKRAQRYWQVLPSGLNQFETRNLAESYVVNLDKKTCTCRVWQLNGYGCVHSVATISYLNRDVATYVDPMLYVAFYKNTYKYHIHGMNGNNMWTN, encoded by the exons ATGGCTGTCTACATGAAGATAGATCTCCATTTTGCCGGAATTTTTTCGAGGTACCCCGCTATTTGTTACTCAGATGGTGCAGAACAAATGTTCGATGATGTCGATTTTGCTGTAATGGACAAGAACGAGTTTGTGGGGTTCATTCAAAGATTCGCTAATGAGGTATGCATCAATGTTTACTTTTGCATGCCCGATGTGGTGTTCCCTGATGGATTGAGGTTAATAGCTACTAATATAGACTATATGGACTTCATTGAAGTAGGATATGCTTCTGGTAGTGTTATTAATGTATACATGGACCATCTTGGTGTTAATGTACATCAATGGATCCTTGAGGAGCAAGGCGAAATATGCAGTTCATTAGATGAATTATCTGATAGAATTGAAGTTGGTGAAGAAGTTCAAGGTGGTATAGATATGGATGATGGAATTGAAATTGAGGATCTGTTGGGTCATAGGCAAGGTGTTACGGAGGATTTGCAAGGCACTAGGGAAGAGTTGCAAGATGGGGAAGGTGATGACATTAACATTGAAGTTGAGAATGATGAAGGTGATATGGAGGATCTGCAAGGTAGTACGGAGGATTGGCAAGGTAAGGAAGATGATGGCATTGACTTGGAAGTTGACAATGAACCTGATGAAT TCGATGATGAAGTAATATCTAATGAGCAAGCTATTTATAATGACAATGTTCATTGGAAAAAACAGAAGCCTGTATTAGGTATGAGATTTGTGAACGCTAAACAACTGAAACACATGTTGTGTAACTATGCTGTTGCAAATGGTTATCAGTTATGCTACAAGAAAAATGATAGCAGGAGACTTTTAGTGAAATGTTGTTCCGGTGCTTGCAAGTTTAGATTGTGGGCATCTTGGATGAGTGATGAAAAATCTTTCCAAATTAAGAGTATCATAAATGAGCATAACTGTGCAAGAAACTTCAAATTAGGTTCAATTGTTAAATATGCTTGGATAGGTACCCATTACACCACCCAATTCTTACAGAAACAAAAAGTTAGTGTTAGGCTCCTTGGGGATGAGGTTAAAGAGAATTTTGGGATAGATGTAAGTATGGGACAGTGTAGAAGAGCTAAGAAGTATGCAATTGAGTTGATTGAGGGAACATTAGTGGATCACTATGCAAAGCTATGGTCATATGGTGAGGAGATAAGAAGATCAAATCCTGGATCAACAGTCAAAATAAATGTCAATGCTATGCCAGATG GAGAgctaattgttgttgtaggaaggGATGCTAATAATCACATATTCCCAATTGCATGGGCAGTTGTATGTGTAGAAAACAAAGCAAATAGGAAATGGTTCTTGGAAAATCTAAAAGATGACCTTCATCTAGAGGATGGTTTTGGTTTATCATTGATGTCAGATCAACACAAG GGGTTGTTAGAGGCTGTTAAGGAAGTGCTTCCCATTGCTGAACATAGGCAATGTGCAAGGCATATTGTAGCCAACTTTAGGAAAAGATTTAGTGGTGTACACTATGAGAACATGTTTTGGAAGGAAAGCAAAGCATCCACTGAGCCTTTATTCAATGCTGCCATGAAGGAAATTCAAGTACTTAATCCTGCAACCTATGATTACCTTATGGAAACAAACCCAAAATCTTGGAGTAGAGCATTCTTTCAAGAAGGAAAGATGTGTGATGCAGTGGAAAATAGATTGTCTGAGAGCTTTAATAGTGTCATCAGGGATGCAAGGAAAAAGCCAATCATCACCATGTTAGAGGAGATTAGACTATATGTTATGGAGAGGCTGTACaatttgaagatgaaaggttGTTCATGGCCTGATTACAAACCTTGCCCATCAATAATACTCCTACTAAATAAATTGAAAAGAGCTCAAAG GTATTGGCAGGTTTTACCAAGTGGTCTTAACCAATTTGAAACCAGAAACCTGGCAGAATCATATGTTGTTAACCTTGACAAGAAGACTTGTACTTGTAGAgtatggcaacttaatgggtatgGTTGTGTGCACTCAGTAGCtactatatcatatttgaatagAGATGTAGCCACTtatgttgatccaatgttgtatGTTGCCTTCTACAAGAACACTTACAAATACCATATACATGGGATGAATGGCAACAACATGTGGACCAACTAG